CGGAAAGTATTGAGACCTTGAAAAATCCGTATGTCCTGGAGTTTTTAGGGTTGCCGGAAGTATCTACGTTGCACGAAAAACAGCTTGAATCCGCAATCATCACCCACCTGCAAACCTTTCTTCTGGAGCTTGGTAAAGGCTTTGCCTTTGTAGCCCGTCAGAAACGTATGCGCTTTGAAGATACTGACCATTATGTTGATCTGGTCTTCTATAACTGCATCCTCAAATGCTATCTGCTGATTGACCTTAAAATGGGTGAGCTGTCCTATCAGGATGTGGGGCAGATGGATGGCTATGTCCGCATGTTTGAGGATCTGTACACCGCACCTGATGACAACCCCACTATTGGTCTTATTCTGTGTGCGGAAAAGAATGAAGCCGTGGCGAAGTATTCTGTTCTGAGTGACCGCAAACAGATTTTCGCCTCAAAGTATATGCTGTACCTGCCAACCGAACAGGAATTGGCGATTGAACTGGAGCGGGAACGACG
The window above is part of the SAR324 cluster bacterium genome. Proteins encoded here:
- a CDS encoding DUF1016 domain-containing protein — translated: MKNPYVLEFLGLPEVSTLHEKQLESAIITHLQTFLLELGKGFAFVARQKRMRFEDTDHYVDLVFYNCILKCYLLIDLKMGELSYQDVGQMDGYVRMFEDLYTAPDDNPTIGLILCAEKNEAVAKYSVLSDRKQIFASKYMLYLPTEQELAIELERERRLIEAYLAEQEDK